The genomic window AAAGGAACTTCAGGACATTAAAGAGAGAATTGCTTTTTACAATCGGTCTTTGCAAAAAGAAAAAAAGCAGAAGGAACAAGCATTAATGCAGCAGCTTTTCTTTTCCGTTTTGTTATTGGTGGCGATAGGATGGGGAATTTATAGCCGGCATTGGATTGTTGCAGCCGCAGCCGGTGCGTGTTTGCTATTTCAGATTCTAATGATAGTTAAAGTATGGAAATCCAACACAGTTACGGAGATTCTCACTGAACTTCAGGCATTAAAGGATAGGGAAAAGGATGTGCTGGCATCCATAAATTTGTGGGAAGGAAATGATCTTTCTTCAATAAAGGACAAATTGGACAAAGATGAACAGCTTCAAGAGCAGCATAGGATTTTGCAAATTAAGTGGCAGCAGCAAAACGCACAATTCGAAAAAATTATTGCTGCTTTTGAAACATGGGAACAGGAATCTATGGAACTTGAGAGACAGACAAGTGAATTAAGGAAAGAACTGCAGTTGCCGGAATACATTGATTCACAGAACATTTACGAGGCATTTCAGCTAATTGAAAAACTCAAAGCTAACACGAGAGAGAAACTGTACTTAACTGAACGGCTCACGAGTGTAGAAAAAGGACTCGAAAATATAGAAAGGCAAATTTTCCATTTTGCTGATACCTTTTTGGGGAAAAAACATTTAGGCATCCAGGAAAGTGCCTTTCGGTTAAAAAACTTACTAAAATTCGAACTTGAAAAACAAATTCAATATAATGAGAAACAGGCCAAACTCGAAGAGCTGAAAGAAGAACTGTACAAACTATCTGTCGAGAGAAAGCATTTCCAAAAAGAAGCAGAAAAGCTTCTTTCTTTGGCAAATGCAAAAACAGCAGAGCAATTTCGGGAAATCGGCAAAAGAGCAGAAAAGCGGGACAGCATTGCTGATCGATTGGAAGAAATTGAAAGGCAGATGGAATTTATGTCTGTTCCTTCTGAACGGAGGATTGAATTCTCCGATACTGATCCCGATGAATTTATCGAAGAAATTTCAAAAAAACTGGAACAAATTCATTCAGAATTGCAAAGTTTGCGAGAACAGCTTGCAGAAGTAAAATATGAGATTTCTGTTCTTGAAAACGGTGGAACGTATTCCGAACTATTGCACAAATATTCACTATTAAAATCTGAATTTGAAGAGGATGCGAAAGAATGGGCCAGATTTGCCATTGCGAAAGACTTACTTGCAAAAACGATTGAACGCTTTAAAAAGAAACATTTACCAAAAATGATTGCGAAGGCCGAGGAATTTTTGTTTTATTTAACGGAAGGAAACTATATCCGCATTCATCCTCAGGAACTTGGCAGTGGATTTCTAATTGAAAATAAAGAACATATTTTGTTCGAGGCAAATGAACTCAGCCAGGCAACAGCCGAGCAAGTGTATGTTTCATTAAGGCTGGCCCTTGCTGTAACGCTTTACAAAAACTTTCATTTTCCAATTATGATTGATGATGGCTTTGTCAATTTTGATGAAAACCGGACTAAAAAGGTGATCACACTTTTAAAAAGACTTACCGGGCAGCAAATTTTACTGTTTACATGCCATAAGCATTTGCTTCATTATTTTGAGAATGTACACATAAAACAGCTGGTAGCAGGGGAAGAAGTGCCAATCCGGTAATTGGGGCTGTTGTGATATACTGTTTTCTTAGAAGGGAGCGTCGGATTGTGAATAAAGGAATTCAGCAGTACGATGTAGGAGAACAAGTTGAGTTATTTTTGCTAATAAAAAATTCCACAAAAGGAATTGCCAGCAATGGAAAGCC from Bacillus methanolicus includes these protein-coding regions:
- a CDS encoding ATP-binding protein; this encodes MKIDEIHIYGYGKFENVKISNLGEFQVFYGENEAGKSTIMSFIHSILFGFPTKQQSERRYEPKQSAKYGGQLTVILNDGKKAIIERVKGKATGDVSVLLDDGTRGGEELLKKLLLHIDKSLFQSIFSFNLHGLQNVHQLKSEDLGKFLFSAGTLGSDRLLTVETDLQKELDARFKPSGKKPSINEKLKELRQLHGELKRAEQQNEQYWNLLQQKNTHEYKIALLENEAELLKKKLVFLDEWKRMLPLIKEQALLREELKQYNDIAFPIDGLKRLDWLEQNIQPLDSRIKSLEGRIQLLEKEMADFIPQENLIECETEILAAVENIPLYEQLKAEENQIKIRLEKVNEEISILKEQLHAQIDEEWLGNINTSVFMKEKAADLHVKHQRLKERQHELDLRFSEEKDALKKIEETLKKVQSELLPENERLALKEKLDIAGDKRFYEKELQDIKERIAFYNRSLQKEKKQKEQALMQQLFFSVLLLVAIGWGIYSRHWIVAAAAGACLLFQILMIVKVWKSNTVTEILTELQALKDREKDVLASINLWEGNDLSSIKDKLDKDEQLQEQHRILQIKWQQQNAQFEKIIAAFETWEQESMELERQTSELRKELQLPEYIDSQNIYEAFQLIEKLKANTREKLYLTERLTSVEKGLENIERQIFHFADTFLGKKHLGIQESAFRLKNLLKFELEKQIQYNEKQAKLEELKEELYKLSVERKHFQKEAEKLLSLANAKTAEQFREIGKRAEKRDSIADRLEEIERQMEFMSVPSERRIEFSDTDPDEFIEEISKKLEQIHSELQSLREQLAEVKYEISVLENGGTYSELLHKYSLLKSEFEEDAKEWARFAIAKDLLAKTIERFKKKHLPKMIAKAEEFLFYLTEGNYIRIHPQELGSGFLIENKEHILFEANELSQATAEQVYVSLRLALAVTLYKNFHFPIMIDDGFVNFDENRTKKVITLLKRLTGQQILLFTCHKHLLHYFENVHIKQLVAGEEVPIR